The following coding sequences lie in one Deltaproteobacteria bacterium IMCC39524 genomic window:
- a CDS encoding SDR family oxidoreductase — MKNTNSLPDILIVGCGDIGVRVAQLEKQAGRKVSGLVRSEEGAERLRSYGIVPVMGTLDDLTSLSDLPTGGKLVYYFAPPTGGGPFDSRMRSFCQAVGAGPLPDKVVYMSTSGVYGDCGGEWVTEETPLNPQTSRAQRRVDAETTLQEWGQEHSVPVVILRVTGIYGPGRLPLARIQQGHPVLREEESPPTNRIHADDLAVVSVKAAETAAAGDVFNVSDGQPGTMTQYFNLVSELLDLPPLPQVDMEEAKRVMNPMMLSYLTETRRMDNRKMIDQLGVTLRYPNLAAGLKNVIAQLDKPNMGYFGSIGH; from the coding sequence ATGAAAAACACAAACTCATTACCTGATATCCTGATTGTTGGTTGCGGTGATATCGGCGTTCGAGTCGCCCAGTTGGAGAAGCAGGCGGGGCGAAAAGTCTCCGGGCTGGTTCGTTCCGAAGAGGGCGCTGAGCGCTTGCGGAGCTATGGCATCGTGCCGGTCATGGGGACTCTGGATGATTTAACCTCACTCAGTGATCTGCCGACAGGCGGAAAGCTGGTTTACTATTTTGCCCCTCCGACCGGCGGCGGTCCTTTCGACAGCCGCATGCGCAGCTTTTGCCAGGCTGTCGGTGCCGGGCCGTTGCCAGACAAAGTGGTTTATATGAGCACCAGCGGCGTGTATGGTGATTGTGGTGGTGAATGGGTCACCGAGGAGACGCCCCTGAATCCTCAGACCAGCCGCGCGCAACGTCGCGTTGATGCCGAAACCACCTTGCAGGAGTGGGGGCAGGAGCACTCGGTCCCGGTTGTTATCCTCCGGGTGACCGGTATCTATGGCCCTGGTCGGCTCCCACTGGCGAGGATTCAGCAGGGGCACCCGGTGCTGCGAGAGGAAGAATCGCCACCGACCAATCGCATCCATGCCGATGATCTGGCTGTCGTCAGCGTGAAAGCCGCTGAAACAGCCGCTGCTGGTGATGTTTTTAATGTCAGTGACGGCCAGCCGGGAACCATGACACAATATTTCAACCTTGTCTCTGAGTTGCTTGACCTGCCGCCTTTGCCGCAGGTTGATATGGAAGAAGCGAAACGTGTCATGAATCCGATGATGCTTTCTTACCTTACAGAGACCCGGCGCATGGATAACCGTAAGATGATCGATCAGCTTGGCGTCACCTTGAGATATCCGAACCTGGCGGCCGGGTTGAAGAATGTTATTGCGCAACTGGATAAACCGAATATGGGATACTTTGGCTCGATAGGACATTAA
- a CDS encoding adenosylcobalamin-dependent ribonucleoside-diphosphate reductase: protein MAGNVIKKPIETTEISWQEASLDIWDSKYRLKDATGKPVDADLHATFVRVAKALSLVEEDETKQAHWYERFLWALENGAIPAGRITSNAGALEHKPATSTINCTVSATVEDSMDQILGKVHEAGLTLKAGCGIGYDFSTLRPRNAFVNGAGANTSGPLSFMDIYDSMCRTVASAGGRRGAQMATFDISHPDVVDFIKAKREDGRLRQFNLSLLITNEFVEAVKQDQEWPLCFPLTAKELARDGLDLKDPSQVLWKDWPVKKDYVQNDVGEVACKIYRTIRAKQLWNVIMASTYDFAEPGFILIDKVNEMNNNWFCEEIRATNPCGEQPLPPYGSCLLGSINLTRFVDQPFTPEASFNWEHFREVVAVFTRMLDNVVEINGLPLQQQQDEIFGKRRHGLGYLGLGSTITLLGMKYGDADAVAFTEEVTLQMALAGWQQAVALAKEKGTAPALEEEYEVTAEMLRKRPEMAADGIKLGQRVPGRILHARYSRYMQQLAKVAPAIVDELAEVGARFTHHSSIAPTGTISLSIANNASNGIEPSFAHHYSRNLIRQGKKSKEKIDVFSYELLAYRELINPNAMPDSKKPEERLPDNFITSEDVTPKQHVDIQAAAQKWIDSSISKTANVPSDYPYEDFQDIYMYAYEQGLKGCTTFRYNPEAFQGVLVKDKDLADTIYQFTLDDGTVLEVRGNENIEYDNETHSAANLYDALKEGYYGKL from the coding sequence ATGGCAGGCAATGTGATTAAAAAACCGATTGAAACGACAGAAATCTCCTGGCAGGAAGCTTCGCTGGACATCTGGGACAGCAAGTACCGGCTCAAAGATGCAACAGGCAAACCTGTCGACGCGGATCTGCACGCAACTTTTGTGCGTGTTGCCAAAGCGTTGTCTCTCGTTGAAGAAGACGAGACAAAACAAGCCCACTGGTACGAACGATTTCTGTGGGCATTGGAGAACGGCGCTATCCCTGCCGGACGCATCACGTCTAACGCAGGGGCTCTCGAACACAAGCCTGCCACATCGACCATCAACTGTACTGTGTCGGCAACAGTTGAGGACTCGATGGATCAGATTCTGGGCAAGGTTCATGAAGCTGGCCTGACGCTCAAAGCGGGTTGCGGCATCGGCTACGATTTCTCTACGCTGCGCCCTCGCAACGCCTTTGTCAACGGCGCCGGAGCCAACACCTCCGGGCCGCTGTCTTTCATGGATATCTACGACAGCATGTGTCGTACCGTCGCTTCAGCCGGCGGCCGGCGTGGCGCCCAGATGGCGACCTTCGATATCTCTCATCCCGATGTTGTTGATTTTATCAAGGCCAAGCGAGAAGATGGCCGCCTGCGCCAGTTCAACCTTTCTCTTCTGATTACCAACGAATTCGTGGAAGCGGTAAAGCAGGACCAGGAATGGCCGCTCTGTTTTCCTCTGACGGCCAAGGAACTGGCACGCGACGGACTGGACCTGAAGGATCCATCACAAGTTCTCTGGAAAGACTGGCCCGTCAAGAAGGACTATGTGCAGAACGATGTCGGCGAAGTTGCCTGCAAGATTTATCGTACTATCCGCGCCAAGCAGCTGTGGAATGTGATTATGGCATCCACCTACGATTTCGCCGAGCCTGGTTTCATCCTCATCGACAAGGTCAATGAGATGAACAACAACTGGTTCTGCGAAGAAATTCGTGCGACCAACCCCTGTGGCGAACAACCCTTGCCTCCCTACGGCTCCTGCCTGCTCGGTTCGATTAACCTGACCCGTTTTGTTGACCAGCCCTTTACTCCTGAAGCGAGCTTTAACTGGGAGCACTTCCGCGAGGTTGTCGCTGTCTTCACCCGCATGCTGGACAACGTCGTCGAGATCAACGGTCTGCCACTGCAACAGCAACAGGACGAAATCTTTGGCAAGCGTCGTCACGGTCTCGGTTATTTGGGGCTTGGCTCGACAATCACCCTGCTCGGCATGAAGTATGGTGATGCCGACGCCGTAGCCTTCACAGAAGAGGTTACCCTGCAGATGGCCCTGGCCGGTTGGCAGCAGGCGGTGGCCCTGGCAAAAGAAAAAGGTACCGCACCGGCTCTCGAGGAAGAGTACGAAGTCACTGCCGAGATGTTGCGCAAACGCCCCGAAATGGCAGCGGACGGTATTAAACTGGGACAACGTGTACCTGGACGGATTTTGCACGCCCGCTATAGCCGTTACATGCAACAGCTAGCCAAAGTAGCGCCGGCAATTGTCGACGAACTGGCCGAAGTCGGCGCACGCTTCACCCATCACAGCTCCATTGCACCAACCGGCACGATTTCCCTGTCCATTGCCAACAATGCCTCCAACGGTATTGAACCCAGCTTCGCCCACCACTATTCGCGCAACCTGATCCGCCAGGGCAAGAAGAGCAAAGAGAAGATCGATGTCTTTTCCTATGAACTGCTGGCGTATCGTGAACTGATCAACCCCAATGCGATGCCTGACAGCAAAAAACCGGAAGAGCGTCTTCCGGACAACTTCATCACCTCGGAAGATGTCACGCCGAAGCAGCACGTCGACATTCAGGCCGCCGCGCAGAAATGGATTGACTCTTCCATTTCCAAGACCGCTAATGTCCCCAGTGATTACCCCTACGAGGATTTTCAGGACATCTACATGTATGCCTACGAACAGGGCTTGAAGGGCTGCACGACCTTCCGCTACAACCCGGAAGCCTTCCAGGGCGTATTGGTCAAGGATAAGGATCTGGCGGACACGATCTACCAGTTCACGCTGGACGACGGCACAGTGCTCGAAGTCCGTGGCAACGAAAACATCGAATACGACAATGAGACCCATTCAGCGGCGAACCTGTACGACGCGCTCAAAGAAGGCTATTACGGTAAGCTGTAA
- a CDS encoding dCMP deaminase family protein, with amino-acid sequence MTSSNWDVRWMALAQFIATWSKDRGRKVGAVIVGPDNEIRSTGYNGIPRGVNDDVEERHEASNGEKYLWVSHAERNAIYNAAMLGVSTKSCTLYIPWYPCIECAKAIVQAGISTIVCFEPDLADSNWGQGFERSLIVLGEGNVVTRVIDQKNYLKEVIDKEFLVGNVPLGPCA; translated from the coding sequence ATGACGAGTTCTAACTGGGACGTTCGCTGGATGGCCCTGGCTCAATTTATCGCGACCTGGAGCAAAGACCGGGGTCGCAAGGTGGGCGCCGTCATTGTCGGCCCCGACAATGAGATCCGCTCAACCGGCTACAACGGGATTCCCCGCGGCGTTAACGACGATGTTGAAGAACGCCATGAAGCCAGCAACGGCGAGAAGTACCTGTGGGTCTCTCATGCGGAGCGCAATGCTATCTACAACGCGGCGATGCTTGGCGTTTCAACCAAAAGCTGCACCCTCTACATCCCCTGGTATCCCTGTATCGAATGTGCCAAAGCCATCGTACAAGCAGGAATCAGCACAATTGTCTGCTTCGAACCCGACCTTGCAGACAGCAACTGGGGACAAGGGTTTGAAAGATCGCTGATTGTTCTTGGCGAAGGCAATGTAGTGACCAGGGTCATTGATCAGAAGAATTATCTGAAAGAGGTTATTGACAAGGAATTTCTGGTTGGGAATGTGCCTCTTGGCCCCTGCGCATAA
- a CDS encoding MFS transporter: MLYTPAFWAMALANLCHTASFSAFFLLPLYILEHGGNQGDIGVVMGIFALASAISRPWVAEMIDRIGRKRSYTLGSILMLASPFLYLGIQDPLGTAYPPFLLLRALHGVGLAICFTSVFTFMADILPRDRLNEGIGMFGISGLIGIAIGPILAEIMLEHFGFAGLFIVAGILSGISLIIHQPLKESAPTGEKESDPTTFFGLFRREKFIVVGLISLLFGVGLAGSGNFVAPLAEERNLGFISVYFFCYSGGAITIRFVNGWLSVRFGENRILPCSIVLYMAGLFLLPLAYNQAVLCVAGILSGIGHGLLFPLLNTMAVRDERSSIRGKATGIFTGGIDSGIFAGSLILGYIGEWFGLNVLFLCAGLSMTIALIIFRFHRPDSCN, translated from the coding sequence ATGCTCTACACTCCCGCATTCTGGGCCATGGCACTGGCCAACCTCTGCCATACAGCCAGCTTCAGCGCTTTCTTTCTCTTACCGCTCTACATTCTCGAGCACGGTGGCAACCAGGGTGACATTGGCGTGGTCATGGGTATTTTTGCCCTGGCCTCGGCAATCAGTCGCCCCTGGGTTGCGGAGATGATCGACCGCATCGGCCGCAAGCGCAGTTACACCCTGGGCAGCATCCTCATGCTCGCCTCGCCCTTCTTGTATCTCGGCATTCAAGACCCTCTTGGCACGGCCTACCCGCCTTTTTTACTCTTGAGAGCCTTGCATGGTGTCGGTTTGGCAATCTGCTTTACATCCGTGTTCACCTTTATGGCTGACATCCTGCCTCGAGATCGACTTAACGAGGGCATCGGCATGTTCGGCATCTCCGGTTTGATCGGCATAGCCATAGGTCCGATCTTAGCGGAAATCATGCTTGAACATTTCGGTTTTGCCGGCCTCTTTATTGTGGCAGGCATCCTGTCTGGCATTTCCCTGATCATTCATCAACCGCTTAAAGAGAGTGCCCCTACAGGAGAGAAAGAAAGCGACCCCACCACCTTCTTCGGACTCTTCAGGCGGGAGAAGTTTATCGTCGTAGGCCTCATCTCTCTGCTGTTCGGAGTCGGCCTTGCGGGATCAGGAAACTTCGTTGCACCCCTGGCAGAAGAACGCAACCTCGGCTTTATTTCGGTTTACTTTTTCTGTTATTCGGGTGGAGCAATCACAATACGCTTCGTCAACGGCTGGCTCTCTGTAAGGTTCGGTGAAAACCGTATTCTTCCATGCAGTATTGTGCTCTACATGGCCGGGCTCTTCCTGTTACCCTTGGCCTACAACCAGGCGGTACTCTGCGTCGCAGGAATCCTCTCCGGAATCGGTCATGGCCTGCTTTTCCCCCTTCTGAACACCATGGCTGTACGTGACGAGAGATCTTCAATCCGCGGCAAAGCAACTGGAATCTTTACCGGCGGAATTGATTCGGGAATCTTTGCAGGATCATTGATATTGGGCTATATTGGCGAGTGGTTTGGACTCAACGTCCTCTTTCTCTGTGCCGGATTAAGCATGACGATCGCACTGATCATTTTCCGATTTCACAGACCGGACTCTTGCAACTGA
- the hemG gene encoding protoporphyrinogen oxidase, translated as MKKIAIIGAGISGLSTAFTIERLASEAGLDVEVTVFEREERTGGKIWSIKEEGYLCEWGPNGFLDSKPMTLELCDQLGIRDQLERSNDNARKRFIYSGGILNRLPENGPMFLQSKLISWPGKIRLAQEFIKPKRTDGVDETLADFARRRLGAEALDKLIGPMVSGIFAGNPETMSLKSCFPRIHELEQEYGGLLRAMMLLAKKKRAEVKAGKQVASAAGPGGVLTSFVGGIQELTDGTVRGLKGEVRTGQAVAGLKKIDGGWELRLSDGSNYDADVVVSAAPAHVLKELTWSVDGELSELLGAIPYAPMNVICFGYEQEKVARDLDGFGYLIPKKEGCNILGTLWDSSIFPQRAPEGHVMLRSMMGGATTPEAIDLSDAEVKERTMAELKKIMGIEAEPDFVRIFRHQRAIPQYVVGHAERLLAIEARLKNHPGLILTGNSFFGIGLNDCVNAAYKAGDQVLSCLQGAD; from the coding sequence ATGAAAAAAATTGCAATCATTGGTGCCGGCATCTCCGGCTTGAGTACTGCCTTTACCATCGAGCGTCTTGCCAGTGAAGCCGGTCTGGATGTCGAGGTCACGGTTTTCGAGCGAGAGGAGAGAACCGGTGGCAAAATCTGGAGTATCAAGGAAGAGGGTTATCTCTGCGAATGGGGGCCGAACGGCTTTCTTGATAGCAAACCGATGACTCTGGAGCTGTGTGATCAGCTTGGTATTCGGGATCAGCTTGAGCGTTCCAATGATAACGCCCGCAAGCGCTTCATCTACAGTGGCGGAATCCTCAACCGCCTGCCGGAAAACGGACCGATGTTTTTGCAGTCGAAACTGATCAGCTGGCCTGGCAAGATTCGTCTGGCCCAGGAGTTCATCAAGCCCAAGCGCACCGATGGCGTTGATGAAACCCTGGCTGATTTTGCCCGTCGTCGCCTTGGCGCGGAAGCCCTCGACAAATTGATCGGGCCAATGGTTTCGGGGATCTTTGCCGGCAACCCGGAGACTATGAGCCTGAAGAGTTGCTTCCCACGCATTCACGAGCTGGAGCAGGAGTATGGTGGCCTGCTCAGAGCCATGATGCTGCTGGCCAAGAAAAAGAGGGCCGAAGTCAAGGCCGGCAAGCAGGTCGCAAGTGCCGCTGGACCGGGCGGCGTACTGACCTCTTTTGTCGGTGGTATCCAGGAGCTGACTGACGGCACGGTCAGGGGTCTTAAAGGTGAGGTCCGGACCGGTCAGGCTGTTGCCGGTTTGAAAAAGATCGATGGTGGCTGGGAGCTGCGCCTGTCTGACGGTTCTAACTATGATGCCGATGTTGTTGTTTCTGCAGCACCGGCCCATGTCCTCAAAGAGCTGACCTGGTCGGTCGACGGTGAATTGTCTGAACTTCTTGGCGCCATTCCCTACGCACCGATGAACGTGATCTGTTTCGGTTATGAGCAGGAAAAAGTGGCTCGTGACCTGGATGGTTTTGGTTACCTGATCCCGAAGAAAGAGGGCTGTAATATCCTTGGTACGCTGTGGGATTCGAGCATCTTCCCGCAACGTGCACCGGAAGGCCACGTCATGCTGCGTTCCATGATGGGGGGCGCCACGACTCCTGAGGCGATCGATCTGAGCGATGCCGAGGTTAAAGAAAGAACCATGGCTGAGCTCAAGAAGATCATGGGAATAGAGGCAGAACCTGATTTTGTGCGAATCTTTCGTCACCAGCGCGCTATCCCCCAGTATGTTGTCGGCCATGCGGAGCGACTGCTTGCGATAGAGGCGCGCCTGAAGAATCATCCCGGTTTGATCCTGACGGGCAATTCTTTCTTTGGCATCGGTCTCAATGATTGTGTCAATGCGGCATACAAGGCCGGTGACCAGGTTCTCTCCTGTTTGCAGGGTGCGGATTAA
- a CDS encoding C40 family peptidase, which yields MSPAMQNVVKWPLLFILFTLVVACTGKQQPTGQESSITTNQKPSPSPEKAIESPGAHALDVARKLLGTPYRYGGTDPRGFDCSGLVRYAFNQSGVELPRTSREIFRASQRIDPQKIEPGDLVFFALSANKISRVGIYAGQSRFIHSPSSGKGVSYASMANPYWQKRLIAAGRF from the coding sequence ATGTCTCCTGCAATGCAAAACGTAGTGAAATGGCCACTGCTCTTCATACTGTTCACATTGGTTGTCGCTTGCACGGGGAAACAGCAACCAACAGGACAAGAGTCTTCTATTACGACCAACCAGAAACCGTCGCCCTCCCCGGAAAAAGCAATTGAAAGTCCAGGCGCACATGCACTTGACGTCGCCCGCAAATTGCTCGGCACCCCCTATCGTTACGGCGGAACTGACCCGAGAGGCTTCGACTGCAGCGGCCTGGTACGATATGCATTCAATCAGAGTGGGGTAGAGCTACCACGCACCTCGAGGGAAATTTTTCGCGCCAGCCAGAGGATTGACCCACAAAAGATCGAACCCGGCGATCTGGTCTTTTTTGCCCTCTCAGCAAACAAGATTTCCCGTGTCGGCATCTACGCGGGTCAGAGCCGTTTCATCCATTCACCTTCTTCGGGCAAAGGGGTCAGCTATGCCAGCATGGCAAATCCTTACTGGCAGAAACGCTTGATAGCCGCCGGAAGATTTTGA
- a CDS encoding thioesterase family protein, which translates to MKETLQKGLTFTHSYKVPNDKTVPYVFQESDLFQSMPPVFATAFMVGLMEWACMEALRPYMNEGEISLGTNVCVTHAAATPPGMEVKVEVTLLEVNGARTKWSIVARDEQDLIGEGTHERFSIDGKKFGEIVAKKAGGSL; encoded by the coding sequence ATGAAAGAGACGCTGCAAAAGGGCCTGACCTTTACCCATAGTTATAAGGTTCCCAATGACAAAACCGTACCCTACGTCTTTCAGGAGTCAGATCTTTTCCAGTCCATGCCGCCGGTTTTCGCTACCGCGTTTATGGTCGGCCTTATGGAGTGGGCGTGTATGGAAGCATTGCGACCCTACATGAATGAAGGTGAGATCAGTCTTGGTACAAATGTCTGTGTGACTCATGCTGCAGCAACACCGCCCGGGATGGAGGTCAAGGTTGAAGTGACCTTGCTCGAAGTCAATGGCGCAAGGACCAAGTGGTCGATCGTTGCCAGGGATGAGCAAGACCTGATCGGGGAGGGCACGCATGAGAGATTTTCTATTGATGGCAAGAAGTTTGGGGAGATTGTCGCAAAGAAGGCTGGTGGTTCTTTATGA
- the pepN gene encoding aminopeptidase N: MKSKLQTIYLKDYRPPSYLVETVDLHVELSPAQTRVCATIQFKANPDCSEKRPDLHLHGRQLELLSIKLDGRELTAGEYRVDSEGLTIRVVPERFVLETLVEINPEGNTALEGLYRASEIFCTQCEAQGFRKITFYPDRPDVMARFTTTLVGDLETNPVLLANGNLIESGQLDDGRHYARFEDPFPKPSYLFALVAGKLTAIDDSFVTMSGRKVSLQIFVEERNRYKCEHAMLSLKNAMRWDEEVFGLEYDLDEYKVVAVDDFNMGAMENKGLNVFNSKYVLAKAETATDVDFQGIEGVIGHEYFHNWTGNRVTCRDWFQLSLKEGLTVFRDQEFSADMGSRAVKRIGEVRLLRNFQFPEDAGPMSHPVRPESYIEINNFYTATVYNKGAEVIRMYQTLLGKEGFQRGMKLYFERHDGQAVTTDDFLAAMADATGTDLNQFKRWYSQAGTPVLDIEGRYDDEAKTFCLTVRQSCPETPEQSAKQPLLIPLRVGLLGPDGQDLPLQLDHEKKAQIGSRTLKVCEAEQTFTFVNLSVAPVPSLLRDFSAPVKVHYAYDREALTFLFANDSDAFNRWEAGQRLATDLLLEMVGDIRAKRTAEVPGDFLAAFRSALQDREADPALLSLALTLPGEVELAEAMGVADPGAIHAARQTLRKTLALELQEEFTAVLGEMQDNGLYSLTSQAIGRRSLKNLCLGYLALLDTPSIQQNCFDRFVDADNMTDRMAALTCLVHNRLLRWEEALAAFYHQFETDPLVVDKWFTLQATSPQAETLTEIETLMAHPDFTMRNPNRVRSLVGAFAQGNPVRFHDLSGAGYAFLADRVIELDTLNPQVAARLVSPLSRWRRYDSERQGMMKVQLERIQRQENLSTDVGEIVGKSL, translated from the coding sequence ATGAAATCGAAACTGCAAACAATTTATCTTAAAGATTATCGGCCACCGTCATACCTGGTTGAAACGGTCGATCTTCATGTAGAACTCTCACCTGCACAAACCAGAGTTTGCGCGACTATTCAATTTAAAGCCAACCCGGATTGCTCAGAAAAAAGGCCTGATCTGCATCTCCATGGCCGGCAGCTTGAGCTGCTGTCCATAAAGCTCGATGGTCGGGAGTTGACTGCCGGTGAGTACCGGGTTGATAGCGAAGGCCTGACGATTCGGGTTGTGCCGGAACGTTTTGTCCTGGAGACACTGGTCGAGATTAACCCCGAGGGCAATACCGCGTTGGAGGGTCTGTATCGCGCCAGCGAGATTTTCTGTACCCAGTGCGAGGCCCAGGGCTTTCGCAAAATCACCTTCTATCCGGATCGTCCTGATGTCATGGCGCGCTTTACCACGACCCTGGTTGGTGATCTGGAAACCAACCCTGTGCTGCTTGCCAACGGTAACCTGATTGAGTCGGGACAGCTTGATGACGGGCGCCACTATGCAAGATTCGAAGACCCTTTCCCGAAACCGAGTTACCTGTTTGCCCTGGTGGCAGGCAAACTCACCGCTATAGATGATAGCTTCGTCACTATGTCGGGGCGCAAGGTCAGCCTGCAGATCTTTGTCGAGGAGCGGAATCGCTATAAGTGCGAGCATGCCATGCTTTCGTTGAAAAACGCCATGCGCTGGGACGAAGAGGTCTTCGGCCTGGAATACGACCTCGATGAGTACAAGGTGGTCGCGGTTGATGACTTCAACATGGGGGCGATGGAGAACAAGGGGCTGAATGTTTTTAACTCCAAGTACGTTCTGGCCAAAGCTGAGACAGCAACAGATGTTGATTTCCAGGGCATTGAAGGTGTAATCGGTCACGAGTATTTCCATAACTGGACCGGCAACCGGGTCACCTGCCGCGACTGGTTCCAGCTCAGCCTCAAGGAGGGCTTGACGGTCTTCCGTGATCAGGAGTTTTCTGCCGACATGGGGTCGCGGGCGGTCAAGCGGATCGGCGAAGTTCGGCTGTTGCGCAATTTTCAATTCCCCGAAGACGCCGGGCCGATGTCTCATCCCGTGCGTCCCGAATCGTATATCGAGATCAACAATTTCTATACGGCGACGGTCTATAATAAAGGCGCCGAAGTGATTCGCATGTACCAGACCCTGCTTGGTAAAGAAGGCTTTCAGCGGGGCATGAAACTCTACTTTGAACGGCATGACGGACAGGCGGTGACCACTGATGATTTCCTCGCGGCGATGGCGGATGCGACCGGCACTGACTTGAATCAATTCAAGCGTTGGTACAGCCAGGCCGGCACGCCGGTTCTCGATATCGAGGGTCGCTACGATGACGAAGCCAAGACCTTCTGCCTTACGGTACGCCAGTCTTGTCCCGAGACCCCCGAACAGTCTGCAAAGCAGCCTTTACTGATTCCTTTACGGGTCGGTCTGCTGGGACCCGATGGCCAGGACCTGCCTCTGCAACTTGACCATGAGAAAAAAGCACAAATTGGCTCACGAACCCTTAAAGTTTGCGAGGCTGAACAGACCTTCACCTTTGTCAACCTCTCTGTTGCGCCCGTGCCTTCACTGCTGCGTGATTTCTCTGCCCCCGTTAAGGTTCATTATGCTTACGACAGAGAGGCTCTGACTTTCCTCTTTGCCAATGACAGCGACGCTTTCAATCGCTGGGAGGCTGGACAGCGACTGGCGACGGACCTTCTTCTGGAGATGGTCGGTGATATCAGGGCAAAACGGACAGCTGAGGTTCCCGGAGATTTTCTTGCAGCGTTCCGTTCTGCTCTGCAGGACCGGGAGGCGGATCCTGCACTCTTGTCTCTCGCCTTGACCCTGCCGGGCGAAGTGGAGCTTGCCGAAGCCATGGGCGTGGCTGACCCGGGTGCGATTCATGCTGCCCGTCAAACTTTGCGTAAAACTCTGGCGTTGGAGTTACAAGAGGAATTTACCGCGGTTCTCGGAGAAATGCAGGATAATGGCCTCTATTCCTTGACCTCGCAGGCGATCGGTCGCCGCAGCCTGAAGAATCTCTGCCTCGGTTATCTGGCCTTGCTCGATACCCCCTCTATCCAGCAGAACTGCTTCGATCGTTTTGTTGATGCGGACAATATGACGGACCGCATGGCGGCGCTGACCTGCCTGGTCCATAATCGATTGCTCCGTTGGGAAGAAGCTCTTGCTGCTTTCTACCATCAATTTGAGACCGATCCCCTGGTGGTCGATAAATGGTTCACCTTGCAGGCAACCTCGCCGCAAGCGGAGACTCTCACTGAAATAGAGACGTTGATGGCACATCCGGACTTTACCATGCGCAACCCGAACCGGGTGCGTTCCCTGGTTGGTGCTTTTGCCCAGGGTAACCCGGTTCGATTCCATGACCTGTCCGGTGCCGGGTACGCCTTTTTAGCTGACCGGGTGATTGAGCTCGACACACTCAACCCCCAAGTTGCCGCCAGGCTGGTCTCTCCTTTAAGTCGTTGGCGGCGTTACGACAGTGAGCGTCAGGGCATGATGAAAGTTCAGTTGGAGCGTATTCAGCGTCAGGAGAATCTCTCCACGGATGTAGGAGAGATTGTAGGAAAATCGCTTTGA
- a CDS encoding NrdJb: MAKKIEQKIVGYDVVNLDEQRKKAAQDEKNQIEDMHENVKRPEMLVGATYKIKTPQSEHALYVTINDMVLNHGTKHEVRQPFEIFINSKNMDHFQWVVALTRVISAVFRKGGDVTFLVDEMKAVFDPQGGYFKPGGGGFMPSIVAEIGHALESHMKMIGLIKEEKMPAAQREMILAKRAEYDNLKGKAKGEDNGNFPADAKLCAKCVAKAVIIMDGCLTCLNCGDSKCG; the protein is encoded by the coding sequence ATGGCTAAAAAAATTGAACAGAAGATTGTTGGCTACGACGTCGTTAATCTCGATGAGCAGCGCAAGAAGGCCGCCCAGGATGAGAAAAATCAGATTGAGGACATGCACGAGAACGTTAAACGCCCTGAAATGCTGGTGGGGGCCACTTACAAAATCAAGACCCCGCAGAGTGAGCATGCTCTCTATGTCACCATCAATGACATGGTATTGAACCATGGCACGAAGCACGAAGTTCGCCAGCCTTTCGAGATTTTCATCAACTCGAAAAACATGGATCACTTCCAGTGGGTGGTTGCCCTGACCCGGGTTATCTCTGCGGTCTTTCGCAAAGGAGGTGACGTCACCTTCCTGGTCGATGAGATGAAAGCGGTCTTCGACCCTCAAGGCGGCTACTTCAAACCAGGCGGCGGTGGCTTTATGCCATCAATCGTAGCGGAGATTGGTCACGCCCTGGAAAGCCACATGAAGATGATCGGCCTGATCAAAGAAGAGAAAATGCCCGCAGCCCAGAGAGAGATGATTCTGGCCAAGCGTGCCGAATACGACAATCTCAAGGGGAAAGCCAAAGGTGAAGATAACGGCAACTTCCCTGCAGACGCCAAACTGTGCGCCAAGTGCGTCGCCAAGGCTGTCATCATCATGGACGGCTGCCTGACCTGCCTGAACTGCGGCGACTCCAAGTGTGGTTAA